TCCCCCAGTTGAAGcgtattgattttaaaaacattcaagtaaatttgtttgttgcatcgttttCACTTTTAATGATGCCTTTAAAATGTTAACTATCTACAATAATCCTTCTTAAGCCACTTAAACTCGTGGGGAACTGTgagttgttaatttattttgcaatacttttagcttttcttttgcagttttgtttaTATCGTTGCACAGCTGTCACCTTTGTGTGATGGGGTGTGCATGAGTTTATACGTCAAAGCTCAAGGGCTTGACAAGGGCGACAAAAGCTTGACGAGCTTTTGTCGGTACTTTGTCGGTACGTTGTCGGTACCAAATTCAAATGGGCCGTTACAAAGCATGGCTTCCTTTTTTAGACAGAGAAGCTGTAagcaaaaaatggcacaaaataTGTACTTCGTAGAGAGTATTGTGCAAAATGAGCGATAGTAATGAAAGATGGTTGGTTTGCACCCTCTGTGTTGGAAAGCTCTGTTTAGCTCGTTggtcaggtcattgctggagtactgctcagtTGTCTGGACCCCTCTGCTAGAGTGACTATCTTTGAACATCTGGAGCGAGTTCAGAGGTTTCAGTTGTCACAAGGTTTGCTATTCGTTAAGTGCTGGGTGATTCGGCCGCTGTTATACCACCTTTCGAGTCCAGATGTCAAGACAAGGCTTACGCGCTCAACAAGATTTGCATTTCCAAGCTCAATCCTCGTTCATCGCTTCAATTCTTCTCGTTCTCCAAGATTCTCTTGCTCTAAGATCATTTCGTCTATCTGTCCCTTTCCATTCTCTGCTACCTCGTCCTCCTCTAACTGTCCCTGATAGGTGCTCTAGGACAGGTCACAAACAGTGATCGGATGAACCAGCTTTGATTTTCACACATCTCTAACCTCTTTCCGTTCCCACATAACTAGTATGGTCTTAGTTTAGCAATTAAGTTAGGGTAATAAGTTATTAAGTTACATTTGTACAGTCACAATGCAGCCAAATTATAagcagtaataataataaatttataaaacagaaaaaaacaaaagcctcCGTACTTTATAAATTCAATGCTTTAAATAATCGGTGTTTATTTTACTCAAATTTAGAATAATGCTCCAACAGTGACTTAGGACAGTTGGCGTAAATAAGTTCACAGTCCGCTCCGCTTACTCCCAGATTTTCCGCCATTTCATACTTTGTCCTATCCCGGTATTCCAACTCTCCAAATGATCTGTGAAATGAAGGGCTACAAATAGAAACGAAGCATAGTTATGTTCATATGGTTCACTCATTATTTTATGAAACATCTAAAGCACTTACGTTAGCAAAAAATGTGTCACTTCCACCAAAAGATCTTCCCGGTGCGGCTCTCGATGGAACGGACTGTGCGCCAATTCGCAAACACTTTTCGCCAAACAATCGGACCCAAATTCCATCGCTTGTAGTAACTCTTCCACCGCACGATACAGCTGGCCAGCCGTCAGATCGGAACTGGGATGCGTAACCGAGCGCTTGAAGTCACGGGCCGACACGACGGTCGTCGGTTTGAAGCGGCCCTGCACAACACCGATCAGTGCCCGGGCCCAGTACGCCGGTTTGTAGAAGTCCATCAATCGATACGGAAGGTTATAGTTGACCTGGAACCCCAAATTGATGCCCAGCCGTCGGACGGGGTAGTCTTTTTTCGGCGACTTAAACAAGCGCCCATTTGTAACGGTGCACATCGTGACCTAGGTGACGGGGAAATTGACCGTTAAGCGTTCTACACTGCCACGCACCGTTTTGTTTGATGCCGTGTGATTGATTACGGTTGCGGGCTTTTTTGCTCGATAGGACCGACCTACCTGAAGAGTGGTCATTGCTGGGAAAAATAGCGCTTTAGCTTGCTCGCTTGATGTGGCTTGAGAAAAATGGTGATCCGCTAGAgctgaaagaagaaaaattattacTCTGAGCTTCATCACTTGTTCGGGTTTGGAGGTGACTATGCGCACTAACAATAACTGGAGCAGAATTTGGACTTTTTTGGGAGAATTTTTCGGGAAGCTACAAGTTAAGATGTCAAAGAgaaagtgtttgtttgtgctttcggGTGTGAAGGTGCTAATTGATAGTGCTTTGCTAACGATCTGGTTCTAGGCAGCGTTCGGTGACCGATCAAAAGAGGAAGCTGTCATGATTAGTTAACTTATTAACACCTTTACAAAGCGTGTTGATCTGGAAACAGATTGTTCCCGAGTTCTCATTGGGAGGGAGGGATGTTTTCTTAAGCTTGCGTAGCCTCTAAGTTATGGGTAGAATAAAACTGTCACACTACACATTTGTCGTCTGTACCTGTTGCATGCGTTGGATTTAAATCCTCGCTTCCGCCAGTTTGCCAGGGAAGGAACGTAACCAGACCGTAACAAAAGTGTGTCGTGTTTTTTACGGTTGCGTTTCCATCTGTTAATGGTGAAATTTCGCGTTTATCTTACCTTTACTTCAAGCAGGGGAGAAGAGTTCTGCTGTATCCCAGGGCAATAAATTGCCTCCCGGAAAAACACGGGGATGATGGCGCGTACCGTCGTAAACCGCGTATCCACCCACGTGGTGGTACGCACAGGCTCGCACAATAAATCATatgcaaataaacacaaaacgggAATAATGTTCGCATTTTCGTTTGCGGAAATGTCGTTTGGATTGGCTCGGAGCGGTAAGACGTCCGCTTTCATCGACGTCGGCTTTACATCGAACGGGAATACCATTTAAAACACTTTATGAAAATGCTATGGTGGATGATTTCGACTGATAAGATCTGTGTCCTATGTTACGCTCAAGAAGGTATCAACGCCTCGCTTCGAGTTTCGATTAAACAGATATTCTAATATTTCTCATTTATACACGAAGGTACACCGAGAAACACCAACCAGGCGCCATACATTTTCTAGTCTAATACGCCAAGACAACCATAATTTAGTTTGATCACGTGATAACAAATGAATTAGATCGCTATAAGGTATCATCCGAACGAGGTTTCGATTTCAGATTGAATCTTAATGGAAAACGTGGATAGCAAACACATTTTGCCGGATGCaaatttcttttattaatttctttctctccACTACCACCTGCAACTTAATGCAAATCCACCGAGGAATCCGTACGAAACTTTCGATTCGCACGTGCAATGTTATTGTTCAATGTTTTGAAGATTACCATCTGTTTTTGGCCAGTCTCATTCCTAGATTCTGCTTCAAACCTTTCATGTTGATGTTGACATTTTACTTCCACAATAATGCACGCGAAGGTCATCGCTAATATATTTTAAGAAatcagtttgtttgctttttatgcACTAGGACATAAGTCCGTGCGTCGTTAGCAACCGCCGTTAGCGTCATCGGCTTATTGTTATGGAAACGCATGCAACAAGTCCTCAGCTGTGCTATGCCCTTGCTAAGGACGCTTAGGATCATTTAGCGCCGCTAGCGTGACGTTCTGATCCGCTTGTCTGGGGTCAGTTAttgaatgaatggtttatgaATGGGTACGCCGAGCAGacagtttgtttttatacCTGTTGAAATATTGattcaaaacaataaataacacGCTCGTATTGATTTATGAATGAACTGTTATGGAAATGGActtgaattaaaaatagtgCTGCAAGCAACAAGTTGCTGTAGCTTGGTGTTATTGAGCTATTtccgaaataaataaacaaacgaatgAAACAGTTGTTGTTGATATAGAAACGATATAGTTTCGTGCCGTTTCTATAGTTCCAACGAAGTTCGATTTTTGTTGAATTAAGATCGATTTGCTGGTTTCCTAACTAAAACGTTCCGTCATCTTAAAGCTGGactttaaagcattaaatcgatatcgtttctttcttaataaattgtttaaatatttcaaggtctgcaatttttttatttcctttgttGATTTATAAATCTGCAACATCAGCAAACATCACTGTTTCTGATGATACCTGGAGAAGACATTTTTTCAAGGCATTTCCACCCAGAACCAAAACTCTTTACCTTCTTGACTACCGTGCCATAAAATGCTATTTaattttggaagatttggTTACAACTTGGTGGAACAAATAAGCCTAGCAAGCCACTGGATGGTTGACTTAATCCCGGaagtcgttaaaccaagacaAGGAAGAAGACGTTtaatttagaatttaaaaatttaattgcttAAGATCAATTACCACACCCTGATAACAAGTCCAGTAATCCGCGTTGAAAGTGCTTCGAACATTTATTAACCTGAACACACAAAAGTGAAGGTGATGGTGAGGGATCAAATGCGCCGATTTTTACAAGACatgaccgggattcaaatcccatccggattcGTCCCCCGTAGTAAGAACTGACTATTCAATCACGTGGTATCAATGAGTCAGCCATTGGATGGCCAGCTTCTGATCTAGTAGGTtataaagccaagaagaagatgacgatgatgttaagcaaagaagttaaattttaaatttaaataataaacaacatCCAGTTAGCACAATctgatttgaaaattttaacttttaagtaaataaggaaaatgtaaataatcgTAGTCATGAAATCCTATTTATTATTCCTACCtaccaaattatttttaaggaTTATATAAATATGTATGGTCTTTTTCGAATTCATTTGTGTAAAACTGTCTCTTTTTAGGCTTATTATCTCTACATTTGTAGTGCCTCTAAATATGTTTCTGTAATGAGAAAAACTTATTTCTACTTTTGAACTCGCCAAACACAAGTGGGGGACTCCTCAGGTGTCTATGCCGCAGCCAAATGATACTCTTCTGCCAAGAggcggatcttcctataagcggCCGGAGCGGTCGCCTGGGCGGACGACCAAAGCTGAAGCCCAAAACGAAATACTGACGATTGGAACATGCTcaacatttttggttttgatagTGAATGACTTCGggggcgacccggtggtgtaggtgacagcggcaccggtcttcaaacggcaggaccggggtttaaatcccatccgggtcgtctccccgtagtgaggtctgactaaataactacgtggtatcggcagtctagaaagccatttcgatggccggcatgaccttagaggtcgttaccccccaagaagaagaagaagtgattGGCTTCGATATCCATTAAGCCAAAGGCCTTCAATTCGCCTTAGCCCCTCGCTCGCAGGCTGTTGAAATGCAGGGCCCTTCACTAAAGGACCCCAAAACCATTTCCGCTTAGGGTCATCCAAGGGAAGTAATGAAGCCCAGTTCCACATAAGAAGAAATATCGTCTCGGCCACCGGACAACCGTTATAGACGAGTCTTCCGACTTTCAACTACGGTGTCGTTTTATGAGACATCAATGAACTAATAGCCTGAATCCGAGCGGAATGATACTCATGTAGACCAGTTCTAAAATTTACCTACAGATGTAATTTATGCAAACTTTTCATAATTCTTCTTATGTGTTATGGTTATGGACAACTACTAAACATTCTTTACAGCCTGTCCTATCATTTACTACGCCGTAGGTAAATTATCTTGCTAAAAATGAAGCCCACGCGCCATAAAGTGTTGCTGCTACGCAACGCCGGTCGGTTTGTTGAACGGAACTAAACAAAGATTCAACTATTCAAGGCTCTTTCCGCTGAGCATTCCACCAACGAATGGGTTTCGTCGGATAGTCATCCTTCTGTCGTCATTCTGAATTAGCTTCGcgtgaaaaaatgaaacagataCACCAACTTTAACGCACTCTGTACAGGGTCCGACTGTGTAAAACCGTGGCAACCATTCGTTCGTCTTAGGGTAGAGTAGTTGTTGAATTTAAGTTCGATTTTTCACTTCTTCACAAACCGTTCACCAGAGCGGACGCGTGTAGCTCTGTTGTGGAATAAGTGATAAAAGGTTTTTGTGATAATTTTACCTTAATTTTCCATCCTCTCGGATAGGCTGGTTGGTTCGTGATCATGGATGATCAGGACGATGGAGACGAGCAGGATATGGAGAATGAGGGTGATCAGATGGAGGACGGTGGTCCCAATGGTGattgtgatggtgatggtgacggtgacggtgacggtgatgatgggggtgatggtgatggcgaTGGCGATGACGATAGAGAAGGCCACGAGCACGAGCATGAACGGGACAgtgaggaggaagaggaaccGGAAGAGGAAATCTCCGAAGGTGATCTTCTGCAGGTATGTGATCCCATGAAGAGTCCAGAAGCGTTAAATGAATGCAGCGGGGAACTGTGAAGCCCATGGCACGTGGATAGAGAGCGCTACAACATCAGCCATTGGTTATGTAATTTTTGAATGCTTTTGAGTTTTGTCACATGGCACCAAAAACATACGAACCGCCATTTTTACGTGTTTTAGTAGCGCAGTTaccctttttgttttaagtttttatttttccatttctcgGTAGCATTTTGTGACGCTGTACTATTGTATTGAATTTTGCAACCTCTAGAGAAGGTGTCATTTTTGTAGACTGTGTTGAGTGGTTATCAAAATGAGGTTGGTATCGATCGTGGTAGGTAGAGGGGGGCTTTTCGGGAATGACATAACAAGGCCGAACCCTGAACGGTTGATATCCCCTCTTGCCCGGGACAAACAAATAAGTGCGGCGCAATTTATTTCAACCGTCTCACACCAGTTGAACAAGATTCcagttttttaaaaactccATTATTTCTAGATGTATTGATTTACGGCAAACAATGTGATGCTCATTTTCTATCAATAACACCAGTCACGGATACTGGCAGTTTGTCCATTCTAAGAAGTTGCTTTAAGTGACTGCAGTCGTCAGGACAACGTCATTCCGCTTCGGTTACCGTTCGGCCCCGTTGGTGGCCTTTGTTCAAATGCCTTATTTCGAGTGCTCATCTCATGCACTGTCGTCTCTTCGCTCCCAGACTATCGTGATAACGTTTCTAATTATTCGATCAGCAATGGTAGATTAAACGAAGCAAAATAATTGCTACACCACTTAGTATGCGACAGTAGGAAATCTGCATCTACATGCAAGATGCAAGTGAGCAATGTAGCATGTCTCGTTACGGCCCGGTCTCGTCGTAAGAAGCTATAATCGACGTAGATAAAAATGTATCGCCTGAATAGACATCGTGAAGCCATGCATCAAAACCATTGGCTATCAACTTTTTTGTTACCGGTTATAACGATGAAATGTTCGATCGAACGTTTGTATCATCGAGCTCAGTCACGCATCAGCGTAACGCTTTGAAGCTGGGATACTTCACGGATCAGGTAACATCGTTCAATTCGGATCCTGGTTAACTGGCTCAATAAATCATTGCAATTTAATGAGTGAAGTTTTGTGTGCTATGTATTGTGGGAAACTGTTTTGGGAGTGTGCATAAAGGAACGGAAACGGAAAGATACTGCTGGGAATGTTTCGTATTGTTTCGTTCGTCGCCATGAATCAACGGAGGCTTGCCATGATTCTTGgctgtgttttgattttgttatgAGCATTCATTGTTTGTATAGTTCTGAGAGGCCCTTCTTCTGGTATATGCAATACCAATGAAGAACATGTTACTATCCTCTTGTTAACAGTAGCTTAGCCAACTAATCTATTCAATTTATTCGCTATCTCGATTGCTTCTATTCCAGATTCTGTACAGACAAACATGCCGACATACTCGTTGTGAAGAATCTTACAACTCGAATAGATTTGTAGTGTTTTGCATGCATGTTTTGCcattatttttgaagtttgttCATCGGTAAAGTTTTTGTTCGTTGAAACCATATACTTCATCATTCCATTTCAGCTAGATACAGTGTAGTGTTTGCGCATTAGATGGACAAAACCCTTACTTCTTTCTAGTGCAAATAGTGTTATATGAAGGACTTTTTTCAAGCAGTTGGGCAGGCAGTAAAGTGCTAGAATAGATGAGGCATGCCGCTTAACAAATAACCTCAAAACTTGGTCAACGCTTTCATTAGTGATCATACACCGGCCAATGCACTGGTGCACATCCAGAGAGAACTGGAACCATCGCTGCAAACACCAGCTCCagcgtttgtttgtcttttgtttCGGTGGAGCATAAACCGTGAACCCAACGCGCTGGGCCACGTTTGGTAATTTGGTGACtgatttttgctattcctTCCCATAAACCTCGCGCGGTTGATTTTTGTGCACACCCGCTGACCCGGGTTGTGTACGGCtgggtttgttttggaaacACTCCGTAACGCACGATGACGGAATCACCGGATTCACAGCGCCGGCGGGAAGAATGCGAGCGAAAGGCTCGACGTGGTGAGATGGACCCGCGGCTGGAATTTACCTTCCAGCTGCTGATGGACGCCACCGGTCTGCCGAGACATCAGATCATGGATCACATCTTCGAGGGAAACATGGTATgtggtgtgctgtgtgtgggATGCGCGAATTTAACCTTATGTCAATGCTGGTACGGTGTATGCTCGGAATTCACAGTTGGACGAGATTAATCAACTATTTTTGCCCAATATGCGCAACAAGCTGATGTGGTTCTACCAGGAGGTGGAGGACGTCGATCAGCCGGGCGAGCGAGACGCGAACAAACCGGGCCCATCGCGGGCCGGTGCGTCCAGCTCGTCCAAAACGCCCCAGGGTGCGTCCAGCAGTTCGCACTCCCATTCCAAGCACAAGCTGTTCATTACGGACGGATGGAGCTGTGCATTTACCGGCATCTGTATCTACATGTTCCGGATCAACATCCAGAAGCAGTTGCCCGAGGAAGGGTTCCATAAGGATTTGTGAGTATGACGGGATAATTTTAGATAACGTTGATGGATATGTTTCGATGATGGGTGCGCgtctatttttaatttccactAAATGTCTAGCCTTTTGTCATGTGTAGTTACAACGGAATTGCACATTTAGATTGCTCTATTAAAACCAATCACATCAAATCAGTTCATCGTTCGACGGCAAGCTGTCTCTTGTtggtataatttttattttaaaaaacaagTTATCCTGCTAGTGTGTAGCGCCGTAGATGATCAAGTGCGATAATCGTTATATCTTTAGCTGATGGAGAAGGTATatcaatttgcataaaaattaaaaactgtcCTCCTTTCAAGCGAACCGTGACGGTTGGTCCATTTTCTACCTGCGAGACGTCATTTCATATTTGAACTGAGTCGTTCATCCGTTAAATTGCATACCTGAGAATGAAGATAGGATGTGAGCAATGaaagtgatttgtttttaatttcattgtgGGTTGTTCCTCTTATTAAAGCCACAGATGAATGAAATTGTTATCAATAGGCGACATTTTCATTGCGCCTTATAAGTTAACATGATATCCAGTTGCAGCAAAGTTTTTAAGAACTGCAACATGAATGATGTCCGGTAGGCAGTTAAAATGGCTTTATTTTGTGGATTCTGCTGTGAGATTGAACAATTATACTGAATGTGAAAGGATATACATAAATAAACTACATAGTTTTTGTATTCTTATGTCGGTTGGAATTGATGAAGCCTCATAGCAGGGAGCCCCTAAATTGTAGTATCTTTGCTTAGAATCTCCATTGAATATTAATCTGAACATGAACGTCTCGACGGATTAAAACACTTATCCATTAGTATTGATTAGTTAAAACGCCCCATGTAGGCTCAACTTTTGACTACTTTTTGTTCCTGATCAGCTACAATGATTTCGTTTTGCATTTCCGTACCAGGTACTGTGGTTATATCGATGCCAATCGCGTCGGACTTGTGACCTCGATCGAGCGGATTGTGGAGCAGGTGTTTATGCAGGCACTTGCCTATCCCAACATCGAATCCGAAGATGAGGAAATGAGCTGCAATCTGGTGAAGTCCCAGCTGCTGCCCGGATTGCGCTCATTCTGCAGTGCGCTGCGCGTTTGCGAGCAGGTGTGCAATCATTTTAACGTATTTGATGATGGGAAGACGATTGTTTGTCGCGTCGACACGCTGGCCGAGGTAAAGGAGATGTCGAGAAATTCGACCACATGTGCAGAGCTGGAGGAACGCGTGAACAACTGGATCAAGGGTATCGCGAAGATCCTGATGGAGAGTGAGCAGTTGCGGCGCGAGAACGACTCGAGCGGACCGCAGGACGAGCTGGAATACTGGAAGCGGCGCGGTGCCCAATTCAGCCAGCTGCTGTCCCATCTGCAGGAGCGCGAGGTGCAGTGGACACTGTACTGTCTGTCACAGGCCGGCTCGAAGGTGCTCAAGTGTTGGAAGGAGACGGATAAGAAGATTACCTTTTGCTACAACGAGGCGCGCGACAATTCCAAGTTCATTCAGGCGATGGAGCAATGCTGCCATTCGCTGTACCTGGACGATCCGGTCAACATGAAGGAGTCGATCGTAAGTTTGCTGCAAACCGTGCGTTTGATTTACAGTGTGTCGCAGTTCTACAACACGTCCGAGCGCACCTCGACGCTGATGGTGAAGATCACCAACCAGATGATTGAAACGTGCAAATCGTACATCACGTGCCGTGGGAAGGAAACGATCTGGACGCAAGATCGCGATCTGGTACGCACGAAGCTGACCAACTGTTTGAAGCTCAATCACATCTACCGCGAGACGTACCATAGCGTCAAATCGCAACCATTTCTGCCGGACCAAATTCCGTTCGCGTTTTCGGAGAACTACGTGTTCGGCAAGTTTGACACATTCTGTGATCGGCTGTCGAAGATAATAGCGATGTTTAACCTGATCGATGACTACAACCATTTGTTCGAGCGGCGCCTGGAGGGGCTGCTGCTCGGAGAGGCGCTCGAGGACGCTATGAACACGTTCGACGAGGCGAAGGTCGAGATCATCATGAAGAAGTACGACTATCTGGACCAGCGGAACGCCGACTTTAATGAcgattttcagattttcatGCAAAAAACCGACACGCTCAAGGAGACGATCGCATCGATGATTGAGCACAACTTTGACAGTGTTTGGGAAACACCGCAGGGTATCCGATTTCTGGTCCGTTTCGAGAAGGTCAGTGAAAAGATCCCTCTCAGCACGATGGATGAAAAGTACCAGCGGGTGTCCAAGTACTGTGAAAAGGAGATCGATCGTATCCTGAAACTGTTCCGCAAGCAGCGCGATGATCCACCGCTGCCCCGTAACTTCCCGCCGATAGCGGGCCGCATCAAGTGGTGTCGTTCGTTGGGGTACCACCTCCAAGAGCTGGTAACCACCGTCACCACCCACCCGGTCCTGGCGCTGCTGCCCTCGACCAAAGACATCGAGAACCGCCACAACTCGGCTAAGATTATACTGGCCGAGTACGAGCAGGAGATGACCCAGATCTGGCTCAGTCAGGACGTTGCGGTGGCCGACGCCTGTCTGGTTCAGCCAATACTGGCGCTGCAGAACGATCGTCTGGTAGCGAACCTTCATCCGACCATACCGTTGCTCATACGCGAGTCCAAATGTCTGGCAAAGATGAACATCGAGCTGCCGATCGTCGCCGCGACACTGTTGTGCAAGCAGAACCATTTCCATACCATACAGGATTCCCTTAACGTAAGTGCAAACACGTTGCCTACCGACGATTGCTTTTGCTAAACTTTTGGTAATACTTCCACAGAGCCTGATCAAAATGTTTCTGAGCACGATCAAGAAAGTGAAGCTCGAAGTTCGACCCCTATTTCTGCCTCAGTTGGTACGACTAACGGCGATGCTGAAGCCAGGATTGAAGTCTATTAATGTGAGTAAAAAATGTCCAATAACGTGAGTGTTTCAGATGTTATCGTTTCGCTTTCCATCTTTCAGTGGACCAATCCGAAATGGGTCGAGTTTTACGAGAACTGCAAAGAGGCGATCGAAACGTTCGACGTTCTGGTGGCACGAGTGCACGATATCTACGCGAACCGTATCCTGCACGTGCTGCTATCGATGCAGGACATCACCCTGCAGTCGTTCCCGCCGGACGACGAGATGTGGACCGTGGAGGAGTTTCTCGAGAACAACGAGGAGGCCTGCCGGCAAGCGGCGATCGAGCTGAACCGAAAGAGTCAGATGGTCGAGGAGGCGGTCGAGGAAGTACTGGACCTTGTGCATCGCGCATCGCAAACGTTCAAGCGCATGGTCGGAGCGGAGAACGATTTCTTCGTCGACGAGGACAAGAAACCGGAGAAAAGCTCCCCGACGCCGGAAGCTGACGATGCCGATGGACAGGGCCAGCAGCAGGACTGGAGCATACTTTGGTCATGCTTCGAGAATCCGTTGCAGCTGCTGTCCCATCATGGTGGCGGTTTACCGAAGGGTATGCAGGATATGGTCTTCAACGCGGTGTCGGAAATGCGCCGCTACTACAGCCGGAAGGTGATCGACGTGCTAATCAGAGTGACGCGAACGGCTCTGGACAGCCTTCGTCGTCGGTTTATTGAGGTGGAGGGCGTGAAGCTACCGGTCAAGCCGATCTTTATACTGCAATCGCTGCTGATGATACCGAACATTGCGATCCGACCGACGCTGGACGATCTGCAGGAAGCACTGACGCAGGCGGGTAAGAACATTACGGGCGTTTCGAAGGGTGTTGCCCAATGGAACACCGGTAAGGACATTGAGGACAAACCGAAACCTTCGGCAGCGGCGTTGGCTTCGGCAGCAACCGCTGCGAAGCTGGCGAAGCAAAACCAACCCCATCTGGACGATCGGTCCCGGCGCCGCAAGCTGTACCGTTTGCAGTCGGAGGAGAAGCCAAAGATGCCGCACATGACTAAAAGTTTCTACAGTTACGTCATGGATAATAAGGAGGTCGTCAAAACGCTCTCACTGCTGTCGTCCTGCATCCGGAACATCAAGCCGGAACTGGCCGAGTTTGTGGCCAAGTGGAAACCGTACCACTTTCTGTGGAAGAACGATAAGACTGCGCGCGAGCTGCTCGAGTGTTCGCTGCTCGAT
This genomic window from Anopheles maculipalpis chromosome 2RL, idAnoMacuDA_375_x, whole genome shotgun sequence contains:
- the LOC126566549 gene encoding uncharacterized protein LOC126566549; translated protein: MKLRVIIFLLSALADHHFSQATSSEQAKALFFPAMTTLQVTMCTVTNGRLFKSPKKDYPVRRLGINLGFQVNYNLPYRLMDFYKPAYWARALIGVVQGRFKPTTVVSARDFKRSVTHPSSDLTAGQLYRAVEELLQAMEFGSDCLAKSVCELAHSPFHREPHREDLLVEVTHFLLTPSFHRSFGELEYRDRTKYEMAENLGVSGADCELIYANCPKSLLEHYSKFE